Proteins encoded within one genomic window of Rhododendron vialii isolate Sample 1 chromosome 1a, ASM3025357v1:
- the LOC131326769 gene encoding ankyrin repeat-containing protein At2g01680-like, which translates to MEERLCYAAMKGDLKSLQEIIAIDGSILDRVLVGIFRGKNPLHVAISTGQTRFVLKLLEIKPGLAEVLDTELGAAIHIASAKGHLEIVKALVNVSPEMCLARDGDGNSPVHIAALKGQLQVLEELVRTNSHIAQVKVNRGDTILHLCVKYDQFECLKLLLQMNPDPCFVNDVDVDGNTILHLAVFKKRPEMIKLVLSCKNIVAVNAINKSGRSPLDIHLQFRSENQSDSEIEDILLDAGAKRFKRGKQGTVGDDRLEPSWQTKRRNTFMIVSSLIATMAYQVGVNPPGGVWLDDAEGHKVGKAILAYNYPDFYPIFMCLNTAGFLVSLTTILLLIISLPERGWGLRWAQAFISWCTILTTAFSYTFSVIAISPAGKRYIYIYDRDASKVIKFTAMAWAFVMSLLFVWHLLHLTIGILKEQRGLMKCMGKLFKVVKGRPTSLPN; encoded by the exons ATGGAGGAGCGCCTCTGTTATGCAGCAATGAAAGGGGATCTAAAATCATTGCAAGAAATAATCGCAATAGATGGTTCCATTCTAGATAGAGTTTTGGTGGGAATTTTCAGAGGGAAAAATCCTCTTCACGTGGCCATATCAACAGGGCAAACACGATTTGTCTTAAAACTTTTGGAAATTAAACCAGGACTTGCAGAAGTTTTAGATACGGAACTTGGCGCGGCCATTCACATAGCATCGGCTAAAGGGCACCTTGAGATTGTGAAAGCTTTAGTGAACGTTAGCCCTGAGATGTGCCTAGCTCGTGATGGAGATGGTAATAGCCCTGTTCACATCGCTGCATTGAAAGGTCAGCTTCAAGTGTTGGAAGAGTTGGTTCGAACCAATTCCCACATAGCTCAAGTTAAGGTGAATCGAGGCGATACCATCTTGCACTTATGTGTGAAGTATGACCAGTTTGAGTGTCTAAAACTACTTCTACAAATGAATCCAGATCCATGTTTTGTCAATGACGTCGATGTCGATGGCAACACCATATTGCATCTAGCAGTTTTTAAAAAACGACCGGAG ATGATCAAACTCGTGCTTAGCTGCAAGAATATAGTAGCTGTGAATGCCATAAACAAAAGTGGGCGATCGCCGCTGGACATTCATCTGCAATTCCGATCTGAAAATCAATCAGATTCGGAGATTGAAGACATCTTACTTGATGCTGGGGCCAAAAGATTTAAAAGAGGCAAACAGGGCACGGTTGGGGATGATCGCCTCGAGCCTTCGTGGCAGACCAAGAGAAGGAATACCTTTATGATTGTATCTTCACTGATTGCGACAATGGCATACCAAGTCGGGGTGAACCCTCCCGGTGGTGTTTGGCTAGACGATGCAGAAGGACACAAAGTCGGGAAAGCTATACTTGCTTATAACTACCCTGATTTTTATCCGATCTTCATGTGCTTAAACACGGCTGGATTCCTCGTGTCTCTAACCACGATCTTGCTGCTCATTATTTCCTTGCCAGAGCGAGGATGGGGTCTAAGGTGGGCTCAAGCTTTCATCTCGTGGTGCACGATCCTGACAACGGCATTTTCTTACACATTTTCCGTCATTGCTATTTCACCAGCAGGGAAgaggtatatatacatatacgaCAGGGACGCAAGCAAAGTGATTAAATTTACGGCTATGGCGTGGGCCTTTGTGATGTCGCTTCTCTTCGTATGGCACTTGCTTCATTTGACAATTGGGATTCTGAAAGAGCAAAGGGGTCTAATGAAGTGCATGGGTAAGCTTTTCAAGGTCGTCAAAGGTAGGCCGACATCACTTCCAAACTAG